The proteins below come from a single Mustela nigripes isolate SB6536 chromosome 14, MUSNIG.SB6536, whole genome shotgun sequence genomic window:
- the DBT gene encoding lipoamide acyltransferase component of branched-chain alpha-keto acid dehydrogenase complex, mitochondrial isoform X2, with protein MENNIKLSEVVGSGKDGRILKEDILNYLEKQTGAILPPSPKAEIVPPAPKPKDRTIPIPVSKPPVFIGKDKTEPIKGFHKAMVKTMSAALKIPHFGYCDEVDLTELVKLREELKSIASARGIKLTFMPFFLKAASLGLLQFPILNASVDENCQNITYKASHNIGIAMDTEQGLIVPNVKNVQMCSIFEIATALNRLQKLGSVGQLSTTDLTGGTFTLSNIGSIGGTYAKPVILPPEVAIGALGSIKALPRFNQEGEVYKAQIMNVSWSADHRIIDGATMSRFSNLWKSYLENPAYMLLDLK; from the exons attaagCTGAGTGAAGTTGTTGGCTCAGGAAAAGATGGCAGAATACTTAAAGAAGATATTCTCAACTATTTGGAAAAGCAGACTGGAGCTATATTACCTCCTTCGCCAAAAGCTGAAATAGTGCCACCTgcaccaaaaccaaaagacagaacTATTCCTATACCAGTATCAAAACCTCCAGTATTCATAGGCAAAGACAAAACGGAACCCATAAAAG GATTTCACAAGGCAATGGTCAAGACCATGTCTGCAGCCCTGAAGATACCTCACTTTGGATATTGTGATGAAGTTGACCTTACTGAATTGGTCAAGTTAAGAGAAGAATTAAAATCCATTGCTTCTGCTCGTGGAATTAAACTCACCTTTATGCCCTTCTTCCTAAAG GCTGCGTCCTTGGGACTACTACAGTTTCCTATCCTTAATGCTTCTGTGGACGAAAACTGCCAGAACATAACTTACAAG gcttctCACAACATTGGGATAGCAATGGATACTGAGCAGGGGTTGATTGTGCCTAATGTGAAAAATGTCCAGATGTGCTCCATATTTGAGATCGCCACTGCGTTGAACCGTCTTCAGAAATTGGGCTCCGTAGGTCAGCTCAGTACCACTGATCTTACAGGAGGAACATTTACTCTTTCCAACATTGGATCA attggtGGTACCTATGCCAAACCAGTGATACTGCCCCCTGAAGTAGCAATTGGGGCTCTCGGATCAATTAAg GCCCTTCCCCGATTTAACCAGGAAGGAGAAGTATATAAAGCACAGATAATGAATGTGAGCTGGTCAGCTGATCACAGAATTATTGATGGTGCTACAATGTCACGCTTCTCTAATTTGTGGAAATCCTACTTAGAAAACCCAGCTTATATGCTACTAGATCTGAAATGA